TCAATTCCCTTGCTGACGCGGCGGGCTAAGTGCGATACAATTCCCTTGCTGACGCGGCGGGCTAATGTGATACAATTCCCTGGCTTACGCCACGGGCTAATCTATCCGCATTCCTGCACCTGGTCCACTTCGTCCGCGTCGGGGTGGCGGCCCGGCAGATCGTCCGTGTAATACAGATCAAACACCTCGCGCATCTTGGTTATGTTTTTCGCCGCGACAAAGGCGTCCCGCACCACCACCCCCGCCGGGTGTAACCGCGCGTATTTAATACAAAATTTGCGCATCAGCCTCCCCGCAATGTCCCCGCCGTACAACTCCACCGCCAGGTCAAAATGCCGGTCAATCACCCCTTTTTGCTCGTGCGTACTGGGTGGCGGCGGCAGCGGTTCCCCTGCCAACAGCGCCCGCGTCTGGGCGAAGATCCACGGATTGCCTATCGCCCCCCGCGCGGCGGTCACGCCGTTGACGCCGGTCTGCTGCAACATCTCCACACACGCTTGAGGGGTAAACAAATCCCCGCTCCCCAGGATCACGCGGTCGCCCACGTGGCGTTTGACCTCGCTCAGAAATTCCCAACGGCTGGGGCCGATGTATCCCTGCCGCACGGTTCGTCCATGCACCGTGATCGCCGCCGCCCCCCGGGCAAATGCCCCGTCCAGGATGGTGTAAAACTTGTCCCGGCTGGCGGGCGTATCATCCAAGCCGCGGCGCATTTTGAGCGTGACGGGGATATGCGGCGGCACCGCCGCGCGGACGCGGTCGACAATCTCTAGCGCGACCGCCGGCTGGCCCAGGTGATAGCCGCCACGGCAACGACCGAGGGCTTTTTTGACCGGGCAGCCAAAGTTGATATCGATAATGTCAAAACCGATTTCGACCAGCCGGGCGGCGGCCGGCCCAAAATCCGCCGGGTCCGCCCCCATGAGTTGCCCGCCGACGGGATGTTCCTCGTCCGTGACGCGAATGCGGGCCTGGTTTTTCTTAAAGTGGCTATGCCCCAGCAAAAACTGGTCGAGCATCACCTCGCACAAGGTGTACGGGGCGCCCATCCGCCGCGCCAGCACCCGCATCGCCCAGTCGGAATAGCCCGAGAGCGCGGCCTGGACGACGGGATGGCCGATGCGGACATTGCCGATCTGGAGGGGAGGAAACATGGGCGAGGGGATAGGGGTGAGGGACGAGAGA
The nucleotide sequence above comes from Pirellulales bacterium. Encoded proteins:
- a CDS encoding tRNA-dihydrouridine synthase; this translates as MFPPLQIGNVRIGHPVVQAALSGYSDWAMRVLARRMGAPYTLCEVMLDQFLLGHSHFKKNQARIRVTDEEHPVGGQLMGADPADFGPAAARLVEIGFDIIDINFGCPVKKALGRCRGGYHLGQPAVALEIVDRVRAAVPPHIPVTLKMRRGLDDTPASRDKFYTILDGAFARGAAAITVHGRTVRQGYIGPSRWEFLSEVKRHVGDRVILGSGDLFTPQACVEMLQQTGVNGVTAARGAIGNPWIFAQTRALLAGEPLPPPPSTHEQKGVIDRHFDLAVELYGGDIAGRLMRKFCIKYARLHPAGVVVRDAFVAAKNITKMREVFDLYYTDDLPGRHPDADEVDQVQECG